A window of Ruminiclostridium herbifermentans genomic DNA:
TGTGGTATATGGTATGCGAAAAAACTTGTTCTAAACCTCAAGCATTTCAAATTGAATTGGGTAGCGAACCCTAATTGACTTTAGTTATTGTGTTCCGATTCTATATTTTATATATATTTAACAACATCTCTTTAAATAAAACTATCAGCAACTACGTGATTTGGCATTTATAAAAGTAAAGTAAATACCAAATATCACCTAGCCCATAAAACCAACATAAATGAATTATATTTATCAAAAGCATTTCCTGCAAAATCTCCAAAGAGATTAACATTTTTAAAACCAGCATCAGTTACTGCTTGCAGCAATTCTTCTTCAAGCAGCGGATATAGAGGTATTTCATTTTCAAAGGATTTATTATCAACTGTTAATTTTGTATTAAAATATATTGAATGCTGCTGCTTATTATAGCTGTAGTTTCTCTCAAAGGTAAGTCCAATACTTTCGTCAGTAATGGTAGGCAAGCTTTTTATATTCTTTAATAAAACTCTATCAAAGTTAATTATCTGTAGAATCAAGCTTCCGCCAGTATTTAATAAATTATGTGTACTGCATATAAAGCTTTTTATTTGCTCCAAATTTTTCAGATGCACAATAGAATTTCCAATGCAAAAGACTACATCAAATTTACAGAATATTTTACTTT
This region includes:
- a CDS encoding class I SAM-dependent methyltransferase; amino-acid sequence: MGFYEQISQYYDYIFPTGNEQVRFIKEVAGKPPKTILDIACGTGGYSLELAKQGYELTASDIDAEMVRQLRIKSETVGKPIESIQANMLDLESKIFCKFDVVFCIGNSIVHLKNLEQIKSFICSTHNLLNTGGSLILQIINFDRVLLKNIKSLPTITDESIGLTFERNYSYNKQQHSIYFNTKLTVDNKSFENEIPLYPLLEEELLQAVTDAGFKNVNLFGDFAGNAFDKYNSFMLVLWAR